Part of the Methanotorris formicicus Mc-S-70 genome, GTAGAAATATCTTATCATAAATGCTATATCATTATATTCGAATATGCTTGCGAAAGTCCTAGGGAATTAAAACCCTATTTTGGAGTTTGTAGGTTAACTATTGGTATTTAGAAATGTTATATAGTCTCTTGTGGATTTTTGTTAGTCATTATAATCATAATAAATTTTTCAAAAAATAATAAATCATGCGTAAAATTTTGAATAGGTCTAATTCTCCCTTCAATTCCATTAAAGATTGGGTCATCTATAATGCAAACGACTGTAATTGAACTTTAAAAATCAAAAATCTATATAAATGTGGAGATACAGAAAATAAATTAAGAAATAAATAATAAAATAATGTTTTGGTGATATTTATGGGAAGAATTTACGGAAGGGTGGAGGGGCCAGGCGATATAAGAAGAATTAATTGCATAATTAGGGATGAAATGCTTTCTGTTGAGGGTGTTGAACAATTAACAGAATTAAAAAAGAGAAGTGACTACCTTTGCACTCTAACATACTCCCCATTTTGGAGGAAGAAATTTGGATTCTTAATTGAAGATTTAAGGAAAGTTGCTATGGAAGAAAATGTTGCAACAACAAGAACAGCAAATTACATAGCAAGATATTATGATTGGGATAAAATCTACAATCCATGGGGAGAGGGGGAGGAGTTAGAGAAGGAACTTAAAGACCTTCCAGAAGAGGTTATTAAGGAGGTTAGTGAGGGAGTTAATCTTAAACTCTCCCCAGAAATTCTTGAAGAGATTAGAAAAATGTATTGTCAAGTTAGAAAGGCAATGGTGTTTGTTAAGAGTATTGATGAATTAACAAAATTAAAAGAAGCAACTGACTTCTTCTGCACATTGGTAAGAACAGAGGACTTTAAGGAAAGGTTTAAGGATTATTTGGATAAGATATATGAGATGATGGAGAAGGAAAATGAAAGGACAGTAAAACTTGCAAATATCGTATCTGTTGTAAATGGTTGGGATGTTGAGTATGAGGCATGGAGTGGGGAGGAAATTGCACTTGAAGAGACGGTTGAGGAGTATTTACAGAGGTTGCTTGAAGAGGAAGAGAAAGCAGACAAATACATTCCATCAGAGGCAAAGTATGGCAAGGGGATTACAAAGTGGATTATCTACTATCATCCAGTGAAAAGAAGAGAATATTCAAAAAGAGTTTATTTCCCAGGAGATGCATTTGATATAAAAATAGAGGGGCCAGGAGAGTTTGTCAATAGATTTGGAAGAAAAGTTTGGGGGGTTAAAATTACATACAAAACAAGAATCGGCTCAAGAACAATAAAAAGGAATGGAATATCAATAAAAATCCCAGAAACAGTAGTTACAAGAACAAAAGTAATCCCACTACCAAAAGAGGCAGAAAATGTAAGATTAGTTGATGAAAAACCAGAAAGTGCATATCCTGTTGCTTAATTAACTTTTTTATTTATAAAGTTTTTAATGAATTGTTTTAACCAAATAATCAACTTTTCTGCACTTATAATCCATTTTTAACACCAAAAATATTGATTTTTAAAATCTAAAAAAATACTGGTAAAAATTTTTATAAAGTAGTATGGGATTTAATAAACACATTGAAAAATAGATTGGGTGGGTTTATGAGTGATAATATTATCGGTGCAGCGTTTCCAATCCCAAAACCCTTAATAAGTAGGATATTAGATGAGCATAAAAATGTTTTTGTTAAACCAGCAACATTAACCAAACTTGAAAAGGGTATGAAGATTATATTTTATGCTTCAAGAGAAGAGCAGGGTTTTATGGAGAGGCAGAAGTTGAGAATATAGAATTTTTTGAAAATCCAATGAAAATACTTGAAAAATACAAAAATAACTTGTTTTTAACAGAAGAGGAATTTAGAGAGTATGTTGAGTTATCTAAAAAGTGGGGTTATGGTAGAAAAAAGAAAAAATCATGGATGGCTATTGTTTTAAAGAACATTAAAAAGTATTCTAAGGTTATTAAGCCAAAAAGGTTTATTTCAGTTGGTGGGAGATATATAAAAGACGGGAATATAAGGATATTTTAAAATAGATAATTTAAATATTATAATAAAAAATTTCATTTAAAAATATGGGGGAGGGGTATGTCCAGGACTGTTAATAGAAAGATATATTTCTATCAAATAATCTGGGTAAAAAATAATAACGATAAAGTTATGGAAAATATCTCTTTTATCTCTAATATTCTCGATGAAAATCGAATAATAGAAAAGGATGAAAATACATATTATACTTTTGAGAAGTTTAATGAACAAAATGATATGATTTTTGGAAAATTACACACTATAAGAAAAGGAGATTTGCCATTGGAATATGATTTCAATACTAATAAAACATCTACGCTTAATTTACCTAAAAATAAAGCTTTATGTGAACCTACACATTTTATAATATTCGATGGAAGAATTATTGGTGCAGAATTCAACTATTATGGTCCAAGAATTTCAGTATTAAAACGAATGATTAATAAAAATCTAAAAAATAACAATAACGGATATAAGAAGGTTGAAATTAAGCCTATTCTAAAAACAGATTTGTATGACTTGTTGGATGAGTTTGTAGAGATTAGGGGTATTAGTATAAAAATAGCTACAGATTATGCTAAACTTCTTGCTAATGATAGCAGTTTTAAAGACCTGTTTTCAGCAGCAAATTTAGTTGATAATATGTGGTTATCTCTATCGATTAGTGTTGGTAGAAAGAGAAATATTAGCAATGATGGATTCTCTCGAATTTTAAATGGTATAAAAAAGTTACTTAGAAGGAACGATTATGCTGGAAATGTAGATTCTCTAAAGATTAGGGGAAGGTTGGAGGATGATGGGAGTATTGAGGAAATAAACTTAATAGAGGAACTTTTAATTTCTGAAAAGAAAATTGCAAAACTTGATGAAAAGTCAAGATGTGTGGATTCTATGTCAATGTATGAGGCAATATTGGAGTCCTATAATTCACTGCGTTCTGAATTAGAACAATTTATAAAATCACAAGATTAATTTGGGGAGATTTATGAAAGAAATTTTTGGGGTTAAAGAAGTAAAACATGACTTTATTAAGTCGATAGTATTGTTTATTATATTAATTTTAATCCCGATAATATTTAAAATCGACGTTGATACTCTAAAACTAGCTGAAAAAATGCATAATTCCTTTTTAACTATTTCTATAACTTTTGCTGGGTTTTTACTTACTGCTTTAGCAATATTAGTTACATTCCCAACAAACGAAAAAATTGAATTCATGAAAAAACACAAGTTATATCCAAAAATATTCCAAGTGTATATTTTACAGTATCTCCGAATATGCATTAGGTATGCACAACTGAGTATTATCTATTGGTTTATTTGTATATATGTGCATTCGAATTAATTCATTAATTTTGATAACGAATTCTTTTAA contains:
- a CDS encoding DUF365 domain-containing protein, giving the protein MKILEKYKNNLFLTEEEFREYVELSKKWGYGRKKKKSWMAIVLKNIKKYSKVIKPKRFISVGGRYIKDGNIRIF